The Meles meles chromosome 12, mMelMel3.1 paternal haplotype, whole genome shotgun sequence genome includes a window with the following:
- the SLC7A4 gene encoding cationic amino acid transporter 4 → MVRGLPSAASLARFCQKLNRLKPLEESTMETSLRRCLSTLDLTLLGVGGMVGSGLYVLTGTVAKEMAGPAVLVSFAVAAVASLLSALCYAEFGARLPRTGSAYLFTYVSMGELWAFLIGWNVLLEYLIGGAAVARAWSGYLDSMFNHRIHNFTQAHIGTWQVPLLAHYPDFLAAGIIFLASTFISCGARVSSWLNHIFSVVSLLLIVFIIILGFILARPHNWSAEEGGFAPFGFSGIMAGTATCFYAFVGFDVIAASSEEARNPKQAVPIAISISLSLAAGAYILVSTVLTLMVPWHSLNPDSALADAFYRRGYSWAGFIVAAGSICAMNTVLLSSLFSLPRIVYAMAVDGLFFQVFARVHPRTQVPLAGIIVFGGLMSLLALLLDLEALVQFLSIGTLLAYTFVATSILVLRFQKTPPASSPGPASPGSRVKEYHSFSDHIQLVGTEQASAPEPGQLRPALRPYLGFLGRFSPGAAVAWALGILVASAITLACVLVFGDSALHLPYWGYILLLLLSSVAFLLSLLVLGAHQQQRLQDTFQIPMVPLTPALSILLNVSLMLKLSYLTWLRFSIWLLIGLTVYFGYGIWHSKENQREPPELTATRYVVFPSTSLEEVVQPVQPSSQVPAQEPSLTEQPTSP, encoded by the exons ATGGTCAGGGGGCTGCCCAGCGCTGCCAGCCTGGCGCGCTTCTGCCAGAAACTGAACCGGCTGAAGCCGCTGGAGGAGTCAACCATGGAGACATCCCTGCGGCGCTGCCTGTCCACGCTGGACCTGACTCTGCTGGGGGTGGGTGGCATGGTGGGCTCGGGCCTCTATGTGCTCACGGGCACTGTGGCAAAGGAGATGGCCGGCCCTGCGGTGCTCGTGTCCTTTGCGGTGGCTGCCGTGGCCTCCCTGCTGTCTGCGCTGTGCTATGCGGAGTTTGGGGCCCGGTTACCCCGCACAGGCTCTGCCTACCTGTTCACCTACGTGTCCATGGGTGAGCTGTGGGCCTTCCTCATCGGCTGGAATGTGCTCCTGGAGTACCTCATTGGTGGTGCAGCCGTGGCCCGTGCCTGGAGTGGCTACTTGGACTCTATGTTCAACCACCGCATCCACAACTTCACCCAGGCCCACATTGGAACCTGGCAGGTGCCCCTGCTGGCCCACTACCCAGACTTCCTGGCTGCCGGCATCATCTTTTTGGCCTCCACCTTCATCTCCTGCGGAGCCCGAGTTTCCTCCTGGCTCAACCACATCTTCTCTGTGGTCAGCCTGCTCCTCATCGTCTTTATCATCATCCTGGGTTTCATCCTGGCCCGCCCGCATAACTGGAGTGCGGAGGAGGGGGGCTTCGCGCCTTTTGGCTTCTCCGGCATCATGGCCGGCACCGCCACCTGCTTCTACGCCTTTGTGGGCTTTGATGTCATTGCCGCCTCCAGTGAGGAGGCCAGGAACCCGAAGCAAGCCGTGCCGATAGCCATCTCCATCTCGCTCAGCCTGGCCGCCGGCGCCTACATCCTCGTCTCCACTGTGCTCACCCTCATGGTGCCATGGCACAGCCTGAACCCTGACTCTGCCCTAGCGGACGCCTTCTACCGGCGGGGCTATAGCTGGGCTGGCTTCATCGTGGCAGCTGGCTCCATCTGCG CCATGAACACTGTCCTGCTCAGCAGCCTCTTCTCCCTGCCACGCATCGTCTATGCCATGGCCGTCGACGGGCTCTTCTTCCAGGTGTTTGCCCGAGTGCACCCCCGGACGCAGGTGCCCTTGGCAGGCATCATTGTATTCGGGGGCCTCATGAGTTTACTGGCGCTGTTGCTGGACCTCGAGGCATTGGTCCAGTTCCTGTCCATTGGCACGCTGCTGGCCTACACTTTCGTGGCCACCAGCATTCTGGTGCTACGTTTCCAGAAGACCCCTCCAGCCAGTTCCCCAGGCCCAGCCAGCCCTGGCTCCAGGGTCAAAGAGTACCACTCTTTCTCAGACCACATACAGCTGGTGGGCACTGAGCAGGCCTCAGCCCCTGAGCCCGGGCAGCTGCGGCCAGCCCTGAGGCCCTATTTGGGCTTCCTAGGCAGGTTCAGCCCCGGAGCTGCTGTGGCTTGGGCACTCGGCATCCTGGTGGCCTCGGCCATCACCCTGGCCTGTGTCCTGGTCTTTGGGGACTCAGCCCTGCACCTCCCATACTGGGGCTACATCCTGCTGCTCCTGCTCAGCTCTGTCGCATTTCTGCTCAGCCTTCTCGTCCTGGGGGCCCACCAGCAACAGCGTCTGCAAGACACCTTCCAG ATCCCCATGGTGCCCTTGACTCCAGCCCTGAGCATCCTCCTCAACGTGAGCCTCATGCTGAAGCTAAGCTACTTGACTTGGCTGCGCTTCTCCATCTGGCTGCTGATCG GACTCACCGTGTATTTTGGCTATGGCATCTGGCACAGCAAAGAGAACCAGCGGGAGCCGCCGGAGCTGACTGCCACACGCTACGTGGTGTTCCCCAGCACCAGCCTAGAGGAGGTGGTACAGCCAGTGCAGCCCTCCAGCCAGGTGCCTGCCCAGGAGCCCAGCCTCACGGAGCAGCCCACCAGTCCATGA
- the LOC123954309 gene encoding tubulin alpha-3 chain: protein MPSDKTIGGGDDSFNTFFSETGAGKHVPRAVFVDLEPTVVDEVRTGTYRQLFHPEQLITGKEDAANNYARGHYTIGKEIVDLVLDRIRKLADLCTGLQGFLIFHSFGGGTGSGFASLLMERLSVDYGKKSKLEFAIYPAPQVSTAVVEPYNSILTTHTTLEHSDCAFMVDNEAIYDICRRNLDIERPTYTNLNRLIGQIVSSITASLRFDGALNVDLTEFQTNLVPYPRIHFPLATYAPVISAEKAYHEQLSVAEITNACFEPANQMVKCDPRHGKYMACCMLYRGDVVPKDVNAAIATIKTKRTIQFVDWCPTGFKVGINYQPPTVVPGGDLAKVQRAVCMLSNTTAIAEAWARLDHKFDLMYAKRAFVHWYVGEGMEEGEFSEAREDLAALEKDYEEVGVDSVEAEAEEGEEY, encoded by the exons ATGCCAAGTGACAAAACCATCGGCGGTGGGGATGACTCCTTCAACACGTTCTTTAGCGAGACTGGGGCTGGCAAGCATGTGCCCAGAGCAGTGTTTGTGGACCTGGAACCCACCGTGGTCG ATGAAGTGCGCACGGGGACCTACAGGCAGCTCTTCCACCCGGAGCAGCTGATCACCGGGAAGGAGGACGCAGCCAATAATTACGCCAGAGGCCATTATACCATCGGCAAGGAGATCGTCGACCTGGTCCTGGACCGGATCCGAAAACTG GCGGATCTGTGCACGGGGCTGCAGGGCTTCCTCATCTTCCACAGTTTCGGGGGCGGCACCGGCTCTGGGTTCGCGTCTCTGCTCATGGAGCGGCTGTCGGTGGACTACGGCAAGAAGTCCAAGCTGGAATTTGCGATTTACCCAGCTCCCCAGGTGTCCACGGCCGTGGTGGAGCCCTACAACTCCATCCTGACCACCCACACGACCCTGGAACATTCCGACTGTGCCTTCATGGTGGACAACGAAGCCATCTACGACATATGTCGGCGCAACCTGGATATCGAGCGGCCCACGTACACCAACCTCAATCGTCTGATCGGGCAGATCGTGTCCTCCATCACGGCCTCCCTGCGATTCGATGGGGCCCTGAACGTGGACTTGACGGAATTCCAGACCAACCTGGTCCCGTACCCCCGCATCCACTTTCCCCTGGCCACGTACGCCCCGGTCATCTCTGCCGAGAAGGCCTACCACGAGCAGCTGTCCGTGGCTGAGATCACCAATGCCTGCTTCGAGCCGGCCAACCAGATGGTCAAGTGTGACCCTCGGCATGGCAAGTACATGGCCTGCTGTATGTTGTACAGGGGGGACGTGGTCCCGAAAGATGTCAACGCAGCCATCGCCACCATCAAGACCAAGCGCACCATCCAATTTGTGGATTGGTGCCCGACTGGCTTTAAG GTTGGCATCAACTACCAGCCTCCCACTGTCGTCCCCGGGGGTGACCTGGCCAAGGTGCAGCGGGCCGTGTGCATGCTGAGCAACACGACCGCCATTGCCGAGGCCTGGGCCCGCCTGGATCATAAGTTTGACCTCATGTACGCAAAGCGAGCCTTTGTGCACTGGTACGTGGGGGAAGGCATGGAGGAAGGGGAGTTCTCTGAGGCCCGGGAGGACCTGGCAGCTCTGGAGAAAGATTATGAAGAGGTGGGTGTGGATTCCGTGGAAGCGGAGGCCGAAGAGGGGGAAGAATACTGA